A genomic window from Candidatus Kryptoniota bacterium includes:
- the pbpC gene encoding penicillin-binding protein 1C, whose protein sequence is MRRLIRLLRLRPLESGVMIAAAAFIFSFFVPIPEEDLSPLPVISMRITDRNDRTLREVLSDQGGRAYWLRPDEIPKHLIDATIAAEDRYFYSHPGINPFSIARAFVQDIRSRRFVAGGSTITQQVVRNIYHEPRTIFGKMIEGWRAIRLEKTISKKDIIVEYLNRVPYGNGTYGIEAASRLYFGMPAAHLSLAQSAFLAGLPNSPSMSNPYKGIDKAKRRQLIILKRMLSENYITKEECGRAADERIILQDPDRQLRAPHFTEMVLNSIPADERSRISSIRTTLDYEIQNTVEILLKGHIASLRKSHVTNGSVVVIDNLTGEVIALAGSVDYFDSLHDGQFNGALAKRQPGSALKPFVYGLALEAGMTAAEVLPDIPFAAPTQNGTFVPQNYDRRFHGPVRLRTALGCSYNVPAVRVADKLGLDAVLAKFHDAGLASLDRPASYYGLGLALGDGEVTLLELTRAYSMLARSGNYIPDKIILAIRNINGVEKPFTSPDSSVPAGVARSVFSPQVAYIITSILSDEDARAPAFGIDSPVSLPFPCAVKTGTSKDYKDNWTVGFTPRWTVGVWAGNFDAKPMRTISGITGAGMLFRDVMLYLEQSGNWSGFRVPEGIVHVKVCALSGKLPGNACTGTMDEVFIRGTEPTETCDMHLKILVDARTGEPARGPIRGRSLLTETIEVLPPSYDSWLEQREEGRRNRLPVPGPRARLGTPVSSTGDLQRPAAVEFGISAPENGAVFKIDPSLRREFQMLDVAVVAGPAYHDVKLLVDGKLYAELSDTKIARWALLPGGHAFSIIAERKNKTVRSSTVRITVN, encoded by the coding sequence ATGAGAAGGCTGATCAGACTTCTCAGGCTAAGACCTCTTGAAAGCGGCGTGATGATTGCCGCTGCCGCTTTCATTTTTTCTTTTTTTGTTCCAATACCAGAGGAAGATCTGTCGCCTCTTCCAGTAATATCCATGCGCATCACAGACAGAAACGACAGAACCCTGAGAGAGGTCCTGTCTGACCAAGGAGGAAGAGCGTACTGGCTCCGCCCGGATGAAATTCCAAAACACTTGATCGATGCTACGATCGCAGCTGAGGACAGGTATTTCTATTCGCACCCCGGGATAAATCCATTCTCAATTGCGAGAGCTTTCGTCCAGGATATCAGGTCAAGACGGTTTGTCGCCGGCGGATCGACGATCACCCAGCAGGTTGTGAGAAACATATACCATGAGCCGCGGACAATATTCGGGAAGATGATCGAGGGCTGGCGGGCAATCCGGCTGGAGAAGACTATCTCCAAAAAGGACATCATCGTCGAGTATCTCAACCGCGTTCCCTACGGAAACGGCACATACGGGATTGAGGCGGCATCGCGCCTCTACTTTGGAATGCCTGCAGCTCACCTATCTCTCGCACAGTCCGCATTCCTCGCCGGCCTTCCAAATTCACCTAGTATGTCCAATCCATACAAGGGAATCGACAAAGCAAAGAGACGACAGCTGATCATTCTTAAGCGAATGCTCTCGGAAAATTACATCACGAAAGAGGAATGCGGGCGTGCAGCGGACGAACGAATAATTTTGCAGGATCCCGACCGCCAGCTGAGGGCCCCGCATTTTACTGAGATGGTTCTGAACTCAATTCCCGCGGACGAACGGTCCCGGATCTCTTCGATCAGAACTACGCTCGACTACGAGATCCAAAACACGGTAGAGATTCTTCTCAAGGGACATATTGCGTCTCTCCGGAAGTCACATGTCACAAACGGATCGGTTGTTGTCATTGACAATTTGACGGGTGAAGTGATAGCTCTCGCGGGATCGGTGGACTATTTCGATTCACTTCATGACGGTCAGTTCAACGGTGCTCTGGCGAAGAGGCAGCCTGGCTCGGCGCTGAAGCCGTTCGTGTACGGCCTAGCGTTGGAAGCAGGAATGACCGCTGCAGAAGTGCTCCCGGACATCCCTTTCGCCGCTCCGACCCAAAACGGCACTTTCGTTCCGCAAAACTACGACAGAAGGTTTCACGGGCCGGTCAGGTTAAGGACGGCGCTCGGCTGTTCGTACAATGTCCCCGCGGTGAGGGTGGCTGACAAGCTCGGGCTTGATGCCGTCCTCGCGAAATTTCACGACGCCGGCCTGGCATCGCTCGACAGGCCCGCGTCATACTACGGTCTCGGCCTTGCGCTTGGAGATGGTGAAGTGACGCTTCTTGAGCTGACAAGAGCGTACTCCATGCTGGCACGCAGCGGGAATTATATTCCGGATAAAATCATACTCGCAATAAGAAACATTAACGGAGTCGAGAAACCTTTCACCTCACCCGACAGTTCCGTGCCGGCTGGAGTCGCGAGGAGCGTGTTCTCACCGCAAGTGGCTTACATCATCACGAGCATACTCAGCGACGAGGACGCCCGCGCCCCGGCATTCGGGATAGATTCGCCGGTGAGTCTGCCGTTCCCCTGCGCCGTGAAAACGGGAACTTCCAAGGACTATAAAGACAATTGGACGGTTGGATTTACACCCAGATGGACGGTCGGCGTATGGGCAGGCAACTTCGACGCTAAACCGATGCGAACCATTTCAGGGATTACCGGTGCCGGTATGCTATTCAGGGATGTCATGCTTTACCTCGAACAATCGGGGAACTGGTCGGGCTTCCGTGTTCCAGAGGGGATCGTTCACGTGAAAGTCTGTGCGCTCTCAGGAAAACTCCCGGGGAACGCGTGTACCGGCACCATGGATGAAGTGTTCATTCGAGGAACTGAACCGACTGAAACGTGCGACATGCACCTGAAGATTCTTGTAGATGCACGGACAGGAGAGCCCGCCCGTGGGCCGATCCGCGGAAGATCGCTTCTGACAGAGACCATCGAGGTACTGCCGCCCAGCTATGATTCCTGGCTCGAGCAGCGGGAGGAGGGACGCCGCAATCGGCTTCCGGTACCAGGACCGCGTGCGCGTCTCGGGACGCCGGTCAGTTCGACCGGGGATCTTCAGCGGCCGGCTGCCGTCGAGTTCGGAATCTCAGCGCCGGAAAATGGAGCGGTCTTCAAAATCGATCCGTCACTCAGAAGAGAATTTCAAATGCTGGATGTGGCTGTCGTCGCCGGTCCAGCGTACCATGATGTCAAACTGCTCGTCGACGGCAAATTGTACGCTGAATTATCGGATACCAAGATAGCGCGCTGGGCATTGTTACCGGGAGGACACGCGTTCAGCATCATCGCCGAAAGAAAAAACAAGACCGTGAGAAGTTCAACCGTGCGGATTACCGTGAACTAG
- a CDS encoding TonB-dependent receptor, translated as MTIKGSVVDSASGERIPYATVSIVGTSIGTVADINGYFFLRNVKPEQTRLRASAIGYRSKDFELPDSLKESTTVRLAIPESPKTMPAVEVTGESYVGGAKVAGTTIITSGELQRNVGMFKNDVVQYVTQLPGVVTVSGISSQYYVRGGGPDQNLVLIDGMQIYNLSHAFGLFSFVDPMIVKVADFSTGGFQAQYGGRLSSVFDIQTIDGDRYNYRAKGTLDLLSSDFSLTGPFSSGGNTSFVLFYRRPLFQDALQKFYGLGLPFDFYDGFAKATVESFGTGHVSAEFLTNADMISGSNSSEPDFRWTNNSAAVSGSYLVGDQYDMRFSISTSTYKAEQLPKDAQYLSYQLSEVSSPSLYAEVTSYSIARNEFNIGLLFNFPTYNYTFTNKYGTVIQQSLSETEPQVWAKYNFHFAGGLSFELGLRSDLQRAFEDLAGEPNGYIAEPRITLGYDFGEPVSVYATCGIYHQRLMNLNDENMVFTPFDVIAPLPEGSGDEQSTQYVLGVKLNPNVLTSARIEVYYKDFRNLVAVNRDKVYEYENDFIFGRGEAYGADVSFRYDAGESSYLEGSYSFSRTTRMFDGLTYFPRYDLRHQLNISAGMQLLRKFWLRARWKFSGGLPYTPVDGYFGLAQINPHNLPDYTGQALSSQVLFGSLNTSRLPGYQSLDLSASYDFEIDPAHFTLQGTLVNAYNKRNVFYINNITGDVVYQLPTIFNLSLSWGI; from the coding sequence GTCGAAAGATTTCGAACTCCCTGATTCGTTGAAGGAATCGACTACCGTTCGCCTCGCGATCCCTGAGTCTCCCAAGACAATGCCGGCTGTTGAGGTCACCGGAGAGTCATACGTCGGCGGTGCGAAAGTCGCGGGCACAACGATTATAACTTCCGGAGAACTGCAGAGAAATGTCGGCATGTTCAAGAATGACGTTGTACAATATGTCACGCAGCTTCCGGGTGTCGTCACAGTCAGCGGAATTTCCAGCCAGTACTATGTAAGGGGAGGAGGTCCGGATCAGAACCTTGTTCTCATCGACGGCATGCAGATCTACAACCTGTCGCATGCGTTCGGGTTGTTTAGTTTTGTGGACCCGATGATAGTTAAGGTCGCGGATTTCAGTACCGGAGGATTCCAGGCGCAGTATGGCGGAAGACTGTCGTCAGTATTCGACATTCAGACGATCGACGGCGATAGATACAATTACAGAGCGAAGGGCACGCTCGACCTTCTCTCGTCGGATTTTTCTCTAACCGGTCCGTTTTCGTCGGGAGGAAACACAAGCTTCGTGCTATTTTACCGCCGCCCGTTGTTCCAGGACGCTCTTCAAAAATTCTATGGACTCGGACTCCCTTTCGACTTCTACGACGGTTTTGCAAAAGCCACAGTGGAATCATTTGGAACGGGACATGTCTCCGCAGAATTCCTGACTAATGCGGATATGATCTCCGGTTCCAACAGCTCCGAGCCGGATTTCAGGTGGACCAACAACTCCGCAGCGGTTTCCGGCAGCTATCTAGTAGGCGACCAGTACGACATGAGATTTTCGATCTCGACTTCAACATACAAGGCGGAGCAACTTCCGAAAGATGCACAGTATCTCAGCTACCAGCTCAGCGAAGTGTCGAGCCCCTCGTTGTACGCGGAGGTAACGTCGTATTCGATAGCTCGGAACGAGTTCAACATCGGACTGTTATTCAATTTCCCCACGTATAATTACACTTTTACTAATAAGTACGGCACCGTGATACAGCAATCGCTCTCGGAGACCGAACCGCAGGTCTGGGCAAAATACAATTTCCATTTTGCAGGCGGACTATCATTCGAGCTGGGACTCCGATCAGATCTCCAGAGGGCATTCGAGGACCTCGCCGGTGAGCCGAATGGTTACATAGCGGAACCCCGGATTACGCTCGGGTACGATTTCGGAGAACCCGTTTCCGTCTATGCCACATGTGGGATCTATCACCAGAGACTGATGAATCTGAACGACGAAAATATGGTATTCACTCCTTTCGACGTCATCGCTCCTCTTCCTGAAGGGAGCGGGGATGAGCAATCGACTCAGTACGTACTGGGGGTCAAATTGAATCCAAACGTTCTCACTTCCGCAAGAATAGAAGTTTACTACAAGGATTTCAGGAATTTAGTTGCGGTTAACCGGGACAAGGTGTACGAATATGAGAACGACTTCATATTCGGAAGGGGAGAAGCGTACGGTGCGGACGTGAGTTTCAGATACGACGCAGGGGAGAGCTCTTATCTTGAAGGGAGCTATTCATTCAGCCGCACAACTAGAATGTTCGACGGCTTGACATATTTCCCACGATATGACCTTCGCCATCAGTTGAACATCTCCGCGGGCATGCAGCTGCTCAGGAAGTTCTGGCTGAGAGCGAGGTGGAAGTTCTCGGGCGGGCTTCCGTATACTCCGGTCGACGGATATTTCGGGCTCGCTCAAATTAATCCCCACAACTTGCCTGATTACACCGGCCAGGCCCTATCCAGCCAGGTCTTATTCGGCAGCCTGAACACATCAAGGCTTCCGGGTTATCAAAGTCTCGACCTGAGCGCGTCGTACGATTTTGAGATCGATCCGGCACACTTCACGCTCCAGGGTACGCTGGTCAACGCGTACAACAAAAGAAATGTGTTCTACATTAACAATATTACCGGCGACGTAGTGTACCAGCTCCCGACAATCTTCAACTTGTCGCTAAGTTGGGGAATCTGA